A window from gamma proteobacterium SS-5 encodes these proteins:
- a CDS encoding dCTP deaminase, giving the protein MSIKSDKWIRRMAEQEGMIEPFEPHQVREGELGRVISYGTSSYGYDIRCAEEFKIFTNINSAVVDPKNFDANSFVDLQSDICIIPPNSFALARTVEYLRIPRNVLTICLGKSTYARCGIIVNVTPLEPEWQGHVTLEFSNTTPLPAKIYANEGVAQILFFESDEVCETSYGDRGGKYQGQQGVTLPRP; this is encoded by the coding sequence ATGAGTATCAAATCAGACAAGTGGATTCGGCGCATGGCCGAGCAGGAGGGCATGATCGAGCCCTTTGAGCCGCATCAGGTACGCGAGGGCGAGCTGGGGCGGGTGATCTCCTACGGCACCTCCAGCTATGGTTACGATATCCGCTGCGCCGAGGAGTTCAAGATCTTCACCAACATCAATTCGGCGGTGGTCGATCCGAAGAACTTCGATGCCAACAGCTTTGTCGATCTCCAGTCCGACATCTGCATCATCCCGCCCAACTCCTTCGCCCTGGCGCGTACTGTGGAGTATCTGCGCATCCCGCGCAATGTGCTCACCATCTGCCTGGGCAAATCCACCTATGCCCGCTGCGGCATTATCGTCAACGTCACCCCGCTGGAGCCGGAGTGGCAGGGCCATGTCACCCTGGAGTTCTCCAATACCACGCCACTGCCGGCCAAGATCTACGCTAACGAAGGGGTGGCGCAGATCCTTTTCTTCGAGTCCGACGAGGTCTGTGAGACCTCCTACGGCGATCGCGGCGGCAAGTACCAGGGCCAGCAGGGGGTGACCCTGCCCCGGCCCTGA
- a CDS encoding ABC transporter substrate-binding protein yields the protein MNRRQFLQMITALGLTGGLAAARGDEPAPLLIRINVPGPHLLPFIPIELIPQLGLDRALGAQLVIRHMPSGVPALERVVAGDAQFAAVGFPVLARFAGKGKPVVALASLSSGMPPYVLLVRKDLAGRITRMEDLKGRSIGAPLGSETAKSYPRTLLELWLSAHDIGADQVRWVPTSIDFSGMYGALASGAVDAVFCEEPLSSALLRAGHGQLLASLNDAEQCQNISARGHLRAVIASTPKTVAAEPQRTRLLIQMLLRALDWMRDKSPRQIIQQLPIPDTSWADDLSAALTRLPSIYSANAAFTEGEIEASRNFLQATGTSLPEGMDLRQLIDGRWTGIQP from the coding sequence TTGAACCGGCGTCAGTTTCTGCAAATGATCACGGCCCTGGGGCTGACCGGCGGCCTGGCTGCGGCCAGGGGCGATGAACCCGCGCCCCTGCTGATCCGCATCAATGTGCCCGGCCCCCACCTGCTGCCCTTCATCCCCATCGAGCTGATCCCCCAGCTGGGCCTGGACCGGGCCCTGGGGGCGCAGTTGGTGATACGCCACATGCCCAGCGGGGTGCCGGCCCTGGAGCGCGTGGTGGCGGGCGATGCCCAGTTTGCCGCCGTCGGCTTTCCGGTGTTGGCGCGTTTTGCCGGCAAGGGCAAGCCGGTGGTGGCCCTGGCCTCGCTGAGCAGCGGCATGCCGCCCTATGTGCTGCTGGTACGCAAGGACCTGGCCGGGCGCATCACCCGCATGGAGGACCTCAAGGGGCGCAGCATAGGCGCCCCGCTGGGCAGCGAAACGGCCAAGTCCTACCCGCGCACCCTGCTGGAGCTGTGGCTGTCGGCCCACGACATTGGTGCCGATCAGGTGCGCTGGGTGCCCACCAGCATCGATTTCAGCGGCATGTACGGTGCCCTGGCCAGCGGCGCGGTGGACGCGGTGTTCTGCGAGGAACCCCTCTCCAGCGCCCTGCTGCGCGCCGGCCATGGCCAGCTGCTGGCCAGCCTGAACGATGCCGAGCAATGCCAGAACATCTCCGCCCGTGGCCACCTGCGCGCGGTCATCGCCAGCACCCCCAAGACCGTCGCGGCGGAGCCGCAACGCACCCGGCTGCTGATCCAGATGCTGCTGCGCGCGCTGGACTGGATGCGGGACAAGTCCCCACGCCAGATCATCCAGCAACTGCCCATCCCGGACACCAGCTGGGCGGACGACCTGAGCGCCGCCCTGACCCGGCTGCCGTCGATCTACTCGGCCAACGCCGCCTTCACCGAGGGCGAGATCGAGGCCAGCCGCAACTTTCTGCAGGCCACCGGCACGAGCCTGCCCGAGGGCATGGACCTCCGCCAACTGATCGATGGGCGCTGGACTGGGATACAGCCTTGA